Proteins encoded together in one Oncorhynchus mykiss isolate Arlee chromosome 7, USDA_OmykA_1.1, whole genome shotgun sequence window:
- the LOC100135948 gene encoding myosin light chain 3 isoform X1 translates to MIGYNQVADVMRALGQNPQNKEVAAILGKPSPDDMANKRLAFADFMPMMEKVDKIVKGTLDDYVEGLRVFDKEGNGTVSGAELRIVLGTLGEKMSEAEIDSLLIGQEDENGSINYEAFVKHVLSV, encoded by the exons ATGATTGGATACAACCAGGTGGCTGATGTCATGCGCGCCCTGGGACAGAACCCCCAGAACAAGGAGGTTGCAGCGATCCTGGGAAAACCATCCCCCGATG ATATGGCCAACAAGAGGCTGGCCTTCGCCGATTTCATGCCCATGATGGAAAAAGTCGATAAAATAGTGAAGGGTACACTTGATGACTACGTTGAGGGTCTCCGCGTCTTCGACAAGGAGGGCAACGGCACCGTGTCTGGGGCTGAGCTGCGCATCGTGCTGGGCACACTGG GTGAGAAGATGTCAGAGGCCGAGATTGATTCCCTCCTTATAGGTCAGGAGGACGAGAACGGCAGCATCAACTATGAGG CATTCGTCAAGCACGTCCTGTCTGTGTAA